Genomic segment of Fibrobacter sp. UWEL:
GTTCACCTACGGTGATGTGGATTCTCTGGCATGCAAGGCCTTGTATGAAATGGCTGATATCCGTAACGATCAGGGCCAATATGCTGAGGCTGACGCTGAATACTACGCCTTCTACAAGATTTTCCCCAAGAGCCCCAATGCAGAAAAGGCCATGTTCAGTCGTGGGTTTATCCTGAATGAGAATTTGGGTAAGGATAGTCTTGCCCTGGAGGTCCTAGGTGAATTCGTGAACACTTATCCCAACAGCGAATTCAAGGAATCTGCAAACTGGCTGATGGATAACATCAGAAGCGGTGGAAAACTGCAGGAAGATCTTAGCAAGAAAATTGAAGAAAACCCCTAAAAATGACTGTAAACTTCATTTTTCGGTGAACCGCTCAATCGCTTTTAACCTATATTTAACGCACTCACATTAAAAGGTGGTATACCCATGGAAATGACATTCGCAATGATCAAGCCCAATGCTGTAAAGTCTGGCTTGATTGGCCAAATTATTGCCCGTTACGAAGCTGCAGGCCTTTCCGTCTGCGCTATCAAGATGCATCAGATGACTTCTGCTGACGCTCGCGGTTTCTATGCCGAACACGTCGAGAAGCCTTTCTTCCCGGAACTGGAAGCCTACATGACTAAGGGTCCTTCCGTGATGCTGGCTCTGGGCGGCGAAAATGCCATTCTCAAGGTTCGCGCAATCAATGGCGCTACCAATCCTGCTAAGGCAGAACCCGGTACCCTCCGCTATGATTTTGCTCCTTCCATGACCGAAAACGTTGTTCATAGCTCCGACAGCCCCGAATCTGCTGCTCGCGAACTGGACTTCTGGTTCAAGAAGGAAGATCGTTACGCTTACGAAACTCCCAGCAAGAAAGCTTGCTGCGTACTTTAATTTTTCAACAAAAAAAGACCCCCTCAAGGAGACACAAAACAATGCAATGGATCATTAAGTATCTTACTTCTTCCATTGGTAAGAAGCAGATCATGGGATGCACTGGTGCGTTCCTCGTTCTGTTCGTTACCGGCCACATGTGTGGTAACTTCCAGCTTCTGAACTTCGATCAGGCTTCTGCCCAGGCATCCTACAATGCCTATACTGAGTTCCTGACCGGATTCAACCCGCTCCACTTCCCCGTAAAGATGATTTACCTGGTGGAACTGGTTCTGATTGCTGCTTTTGCTATCCACATCGGTCTCGCTATCAAGCTGAAGCTCGAAAACAAGGCTGCTCGTGGTAACGTTGGCTACGAAGTGAACGCTCGCAAGGGTACCAAGTCCTTCGCAACCTTCTCCATGATCTGGACCGGCCTCATCATCGTTGGCTTCCTCATCCAGCACCTCACCACCCTCAAGTTCGGTGAACATTACCTCTATGTGAACGAAGCTGGTGAAGTGGTCCGTGATATGTGGCTCACCACCATCGACATGTTTGCAAACCCGGTTTGGACTGTGTTCTACCTGGTAGCACTGTTCTCCGTGGGAACTCACCTTTTCCACGCAATCGCTTCCGCTTTCCAGACTCTTGGTGTCGCTCACCAGAAGTGGACTCCGGTCATCGACAAGTTTGGCATTGTCTATAGCGCAATCGTTGCTCTCTGCTTTGCTGCTCAGGCTGCATTCTCTTGCTACATCGCTAACCAGCCGGAAACTCAGGCTCTCCGCGCAAAGTCTCACGAAATCCAGCAGCAGCTGGAACAGAAGAAGGCTGCAGTAGAAGCTAAGACTTCCTTTGTTGTCGGCGACGTCGTCATTTCCACCAACGTTTAATGGAGACCATAACTAATGATTCTCGATTCTAAAATTCCTGGTGGTTCCATTTCCGAAAAGTGGACCAAGCATAAGTTTGAATTGAAGCTCGTGAACCCCGCTAACAAGCGTAAGTTCACCGTCCTCGTGGTTGGTACCGGTCTTGCTGGTGCATCCGCCGCTGCTTCTCTCGCAGAACTGGGCTACAATGTGAAGTCCTTCTGCATTCAGGACTCTCCCCGTCGTGCACACTCCATTGCTGCCCAGGGTGGTATCAATGCTGCTAAGAGCTATAAGAACGATGGTGACTCTGTCTATCGTCTTTTCTATGATACCGTTAAGGGCGGTGACTTCCGCGCTCGTGAAGCCAACGTTCATCGTCTCGCCGAAAACTCCAACCTGATCATCGACCAGTGCGTCGCTCAGGGTGTTCCCTTCGGCCGTGAATACGGTGGCCTCCTGGACAACCGTTCCTTCGGTGGTACCCAGGTTTCTCGTACCTTCTACGCTCGCGGTCAGACCGGTCAGCAGCTCCTCCTCGGTGCATACCAGGCTCTCATGCGCCAGGTTGCAGCAGGCAAGGTTGAACTGCTTCCTCGTCGCGAAATGATGGACCTCGTGGTTGTCGATGGCAAGGCTCGCGGTATCATCGTTCGTAACCTGGTTACTGGCGAACTGGAAAGCCACGTTGGCGACGCAGTCTGCCTTTGCACCGGTGGTTACGGTAACGTTTACTACCTCTCTACCAACGCTCAGGGCTCCAACGTAACTGCAGCATACCGCGCATACAAGAAGGGCGCTGCATTTGCTAACCCCTGCTACACTCAGATTCACCCGACTTGCTTGCCCCGTCATGGAGACCTGCAGTCCAAGCTGACTCTGATGTCTGAATCTCTCCGTAACGATGGCCGTATCTGGGTTCCCCGCAAGGCTGGCGATACCCGTTCTCCGGACCAGATCCCCGAAGAAGATCGTTACTACTACCTGGAAGAAAAGTACCCCAGCTTCGGTAACCTCGTTCCTCGTGACGTGGCTTCCCGTAACGCTAAGCAGGTTTGCGACGCTGGTCTCGGCGTTGGCAACACCAAGCTGGCTGTGTACCTGGACTTCGCAGATGCTATCAAGCGCATGGGCGTTGCTGGCGTTTCTGCTAAGTATGGTAACCTCTTCCAGATGTACGAAAAGATCGTTGACGAAGACCCGTACAAGGTTCCGATGCGCATCTTCCCGGCAATCCACTACACCATGGGTGGTCTGTGGGTTGACTACGATTTGATGTCCACCATCCCGGGTTGCTTCGTTCTCGGTGAAGCAAACTTCTCTGACCACGGTGCAAACCGTCTCGGTGCTTCTGCTTTGATGCAGGGCCTCTCTGATGGTTACTTCGTGATCCCGTTCACCATCGGTGGCTACTTCGCAGGCACCAAGCTGGAAAAGGTCTCCGCATCTGATCCTGCTTTCGAAGACTGCAAGAAGCAGACCGCAGAAAAGATCCAGAAGCTCCTTTCCATCAAGGGTCACCGCACTGTTAACGATATCCATCGTCAGCTCGGTAACATCATGTGGGAATACGTTGGCATGGCCCGTAACAAGGCTGGCCTCGAAAAGGCTCTCCAGGAAATCCCCGCACTCCGCGAAGAATTCTACCAGAACGTTAACGTCGTTGGTTCCGAAGGTTCCTTCAACCAGAACCTGGAACGCGCTGGCCGTCTGGCTGACTTCCTTGAATTCGCAGAAGTCCTCACCCTCGACGCCCTCCACCGTGAAGAATCTTGCGGCGGTCACTTCCGTGAAGAAAGCCAGACCGAAGAAGGCGAAGCAAAGCGTGATGACGAAAACTTCTGCTACGTCGGTGCTTGGGAATACAAGGGCGACAATGTCAAGCCCGAACTCCACAAAGAACCTCTTACCTTTGATAACGTCCACCTCGTTACTAGGAGCTACAAATAATGAGCAACGGAAATATGAATATCACTCTCAAGATTTGGCGCCAGAAGGATGCCAAGACCAAGGGTCAGTTCGAAACTGTCAAGGTCAACGATATTTCTCCGGACATGTCCTTCCTGGAAATGCTGGACATTGTCAACGAAGAACAGATGAAGCAGGGCAAGGAAGGCTTTGCATTCGACCACGACTGCCGCGAAGGCATTTGCGGTATGTGCTCTCTGGTCATCAACGGTATGCCTCATGGTCCCGACCACGGCATCACCACTTGCCAGCTGCACATGCGTAAGTTCAAGGATGGCGATACTATCGTTGTCGAACCGTGGCGCGCTGCTGCATTCCCGGTTATCCGTGACTGCGCTGTTGACCGTTCTGCTTTCGACCGCATCATCGCTGCTGGCGGCTACGTTTCCGTCAATACCGGTGCTGCTCCTGAAGCTTCCGTGATCCCCGTTCCCAAGGCTGATGCAGACCGCGCCTTCGACGCTGCTGCTTGCGTTGGTTGCGGTGCTTGCGTTGCTGCCTGTAAGAATGCTTCCGCTATGCTCTTCGTCTCCGCTAAGGTTTCTCACCTCAGCTTCTTGCCCCAGGGTAAGGTCGAAGCTAAGAAGCGCGTGCTCGCTATGGTGGCTCAGATGGACAAGGAAGGTTTCGGTAACTGCACCAACCTTTACGAATGCCAGGCTGCTTGCCCGAAGGGTATCACTGTGGACTACATCGCAAAGATGAACCGCGAATACCTCATGGCAACTGCTACCTACGCTGAAAAGGTATATGGCAAGGATTAATTAATCCTTCAATAGCCCAAAAGCATTAAATCCACCTAGGGTAAAACCTGGGTGGATTTTTTTTGTACAAAATACTTGCTTAGAAAGCTAGAATTGTAAGAATATGTTACTAAATTTCCCTCCGTATTTTTCAATAAGGAGGACACTATGAAGAAGTCTCTCATAAGTGCAATCGCATTGGCCTGTACCATGGTGGTGGCAGCAAATGCTCAGGATGATTACGAAGATTACGCATACGAAGAAGGTGTTGCCGAAAGCGCACCGGAATCCGATAGTGACTATAGCACTGCCAAGAGCAGCTACTCTAGCGAAGTGACCAAGTCCGAAGAGGTTCCCGTGGCTATGGAGCTTCCCGGTCAGAATGCTTCCGAAAAGCCCAAGAATCGTTTGGGTTTCCATTTGGGTATGGGCTTTAGCGGTACCTACGGTAACGAGAAGGCTGCTGGTTACTACTATAATCCCACTACGGATAAGTTCTATGTTGGCGAAGAAGACCCGTTTGCTGGTTATCTCGGTTTAAACTTTGATCTCGGTTTGATGTATGTGTTCTTTGTGAATAGCAAGATTGCTATTGCACCGGAATTCAACTTCCGTGTGATTGATTACTTCAAGGAATCCGATATCTATTATGCAAAGGTCTATGATGACTACTGGCATCGTACAACTTACGAACCTGTTGATGAAAACATGATGCTTTTCGACATCGCCATCCCGGTGATGGGCCGCTTCTATGCTGCTAAGAATTTCTACGCAGAAGCTGGTGTTCAGTTTAACCTGAATTTGGCTGGTAGCTTTACTCTGGACAACGCCGAGTATGATTACAGCGAAGACGTGGGTGACTGGGCCGGTGAATCTTTCGGCGTAAGCTTGAACTTCGGTGGTGGCGCATCCTTCAATGCTAAGGATGGCGGCTTGATTGAACTGGGCGTTCGCTTTATGCTGGACTTGACTCGTCTGGAAGCTGACGAAAAGGTTAATAACGAAGCTAACGGTTCTTATCGCGATGCTGTTGCAACTAAGGGTTGGCATATTCAGTTCGTCTGCAACTATCTGCTGTAATCGTTTTACATAAGAAGCCGCAAACGGTTTCGTTCCGTATTTAAACGAGGAACTCCCAAGGTCAAGTACCCTGGGAGTTTTTTCATTACTAAAAATCCCCCGGGTAAAAACCTGGAGGATGTCAAAGAATCCCCCGGGTAAAAACCCGAGGGATTATTCGTGGGGTTAGGAGGATCTTTTCTACGACTTAGTTATTGTAGTAAACGATGCGGCCACCGGGGAAGGTGAAGTTCTTGCTATAGCTGCTGGTGTTGCTTACTGCAGAGGGAGTACCATTGGTGCTTACCATCTTGCTTCCGGAAATTGCAGGCTTAAATGCAATGCTGGAATTGCCGTAGAAACCTGAACTAGAGAAACTTACGTTATAATTGGTGCCTGCTTCAGAGGTGGAGGGACTGAATCCCAAAACGGTTTTACTGGAAAGAGTTGCTGTTCCGTCGGAATCAAAGGAACCGCCCATGCCGCCGCTAAGCTGGCATTCCACGATAACAACGCCGCCAGAGACAGTAAGTTCGCCGTTGGAATCCATACCGTCAGTATCACCGGAACCAACGTTCAGATAATGATGACCGCCTGTGACAATCAGGGTACCAGAACCACTGCTCATGCCGCCCCAGCCGCCCATGCCACCAGGTGCGCCCATCCAACCCCAGTTGTTTCCGCCGCCAGGAGTGGTATTTCCGCTTCCGTCTTTACCACCTGCTGCATTCCAAGCATCGTCCGTTGCGTGGACTTCCGTGGCGCCTCCACTGACTCGAATGTACCATGCTTCAAGACCTTCGTAGGATTCCTTCACATAGATGGTGCCGTCATTGACATAAAGGGTGGAGTCTGCATGGACACCGTCATTACCCTTTGCGGTAATGGTGGTGTAGCCGCCATTGAAGTAGATGTTCATGTTGGAGTGAACGCCGTCATCGCCGGAGGTTACGGTAACCTTACCGCCGTTGATGTAGATATGGTTGTCGGAAGAAACGCCCTTACCAGTAGAGGTTACGTTAATGGCGGGTTCGCTAATGCTGTCGGAAATCATAATGGCATTAAATGCCTGGATGCCGTCGTCGCCAGCCTTGGTAATGTTGATGGTACCGCCCTTGATGTTCACGATACCCTTGCCTTCGGTAATGGTGGTGTCGGTACCGTTGACGGTGTATTCGTCACTCTTGATGCCGTCGCCAGAAGTAGCTGCGATGGTGAATGTACCCTTTTCGATATCCACCATGCCCTTGCCCTTAACACCGTTGTTCTTGGCGGTGACGTTCACTACGGTCTCGCCACGGAAGCGCAGGTCGTTGGAGCACTGGATTCCGTTATTGTAGTTGCCGTTGATGGTGAGGGTGCCTGCTCCCTTGATGGTCAGGTCGTCCTTTGCGTAGATGGCGGCTCCAGTTGTGTCTACCTTTGTTTCGCCATTGCTGTTCTGGTAGGTGAACGACTTTGTACGGGTGGAAGCGTCACTCAGGGTGTTGACGGTTTCCTTCTTTGCGACCACAAAGGCTTTGCTTGCCTGCTGGACGTAGATGGGGGCATCTACGGTATTTTCCAGGGTAAGTCCCTTCAGGTTCAGGTAAACGCCGGAGTCTGCCTTGGGGGAGTTGACGCGAATCTGGGCGTCTGCTGCCTTATAGGAACCGCTGAAGTCGTATTCGCCTGCGCAGCTAATCACTACTTCACCGCCGGAGACGGTAACGCAGCCGTTGTTGTTGGTAACAGTTGCGCCACTGGCTGCGTATGCAATAGCGGGGGAGTTTCCGTTGCTTTCAGAAATGTATGCGCTGGAAGAAGACTGCGTTTGATTTGCAGAAGAACTGGATGCTACGGGGGTAACAACGCTTGCGCTAGATGCCGGGGGAGTAACTTCACTTGCGCTGGAGTTTCCTGCAGGGATTGCAGTGGAAGAACTTGATTTAACGGCGGGAATGACGGCCGAACTGCTGGATACAGGAATAGGAATGACTACAGAACTGCTGGATGCCGGTTCAGAAAGGGTAATCTTGACGCAATTGCTGTTGTACATGTAGGTGCTGCCATCAGCGCCTTTGATAACTGTATTCTGGTTTACGATGGATCCGTCTGCTTCGGCACAGGTCGTCACAACGGCTACTTCAGTAGAAGATGAAGAAGTTACAACGGGAGTATCTGCAACGCTAGAGGAAGAGGCGACTTCTGTTGCGGATGGATCTTTTGTCTCAGAAGAGTTTGTTTCGCTGGGAGTTACCACTGCGCCTGTTTCATCAAAGCAGTAGGTGGTTCCGTCGTCGCCCACCATGGAAGTCAAGCCGTTGCAAGGATCAACTGCAGCCTCGGGGAAACCGTAGCTTCCGTCGGTATTGATCCAGAAACCGATGTTGCCTTCTGCGTCCATGCAGATGGTTTCGCCATTGGTGCCTGCCACAGCGGTGTAGCCGTCATACATGCAGGGGTTTGCTGTGCCTATGGGGTCAACCACCGGTTGGACGGTGTTGGCTGCATCGTCAGAGCAACCTGCCATGAGCCCAAACGACAAGGAGGCAAATGCGGCGACTGCGGCATGTTTTCTAGAGAAAAGCTTTTTATTCATGTTGGTTCCTTTATAAATCACTCCTTGTCTAAAGATAAATTTGGCTAAAAACGCAAAAAAGGGGTTTTAGGGCGTTTATGAATTTCCTCAAAAGAATAAACGGGGTGAAAAGTTTCGTTCGGTACAAAATGACTCAAAAAGCTATGGAACGCTTGGTTCCGTTGAAATTAGAGGGGAAAAAAACTAGATTTGCTCCAATCGATTCTTGTAAAATCAAAACATCTATGAAAAAGTTTCTTTCGCTCTTCGTAGCCTTATTTGGCGTCACGGCTTTTGCCGCTTCTCCTGTTCAGGGACCGGAAAATGTCCGCAATCTCCGTCTTCTCGAAACGTCTCCTATGCTGTTTGAACTGCATCGTACGACGATTTCCGATGGACGTCAATCCTTCGCCTATCCCCGTCGCGACACCACGTTCCGTACTGCCATGAAGAAGGACTTGTCCACGGCACTTCTTGCCTACGATAACGCACATGGCGGAATGATTTTGGGCAAGGGCGGTTATGAATCCGATAAGACTCCCAGCATCGCCCTGGCTGTTTCCTTGGTGGGGGGCATGGACTACCGCGGTGGGGAAGCTCTGAACGATACGATCTGGCCCAGCGTTGATGGAGGAATCTATCTTCGCGGCTATGCGGATTCTGTGGACTTTGTTCTGGATGCCCGTATTTACGATGAGGGGCATTTCTCTAAGTGGCCCCAGTCCTTTGATGGTGAATTTCTGGAAGTGCAGAGAGAGGAAAACAATTCGGGTCTGGAATACACCAGCTATGCCCGCTATAGAACTCACTTTGCCTTGAACTACAACTGGCTTCGTCTGGATCTTGGCCGCGATGTGATGCACTGGGGACCGGGTTACTACAACAACCTGACCTTGAACCAGTTCGCCTTGCCTTACAACATGCTGACTTTGGACATGCAGTTTGGCCCTCTCCGTGTGGTTTCCTTCTACGCGGACTTGCGTATTTACAGCAGCATGAGCGACAAGAACAAGGATGAGACTCGAAACCTGTTCGGCCACCGCTATGAACTTGCCGTGGGTAATGCAACTTTCGGCATTAGCGAACTGCAGATGCTCTATGACAACATGAAACCCTGGCTTTTTGTTCCTACGGCGCCGCTTTTCATGGAGAAGGGAAATTACTCTGAAAGCAGCAATAACGGTGCTCTTGCTTTTGACTTTAACTATCGCCTGTTCAATGCGGTCCGCTTGTATACGGAATTCTTCCTGGACGATATGGAAAGTCCCGTAAGCCTTGTGAAGAACGATAACATCGAAGCGAAGTGGGCTTGGATGGCTGGTTTTCAGGCTGCACACAACTTTGACGTGAAGGGCCATTTGCTGGAAGCGGGTACCATTGCGGAATATGCTCGCATTGAACCTTACGTGTACGGTCACTTTGTGAAGAATACTGCGCAGCTGGCACATCTTGGACGTCCTATTGGCAGCCAGCGTGGTCCTAATAGTCAGACGATTGACTGGACTCTTTATGGTCGCCTGGATGGTCATATCTTTGCTTCTCTCCGTAATACCTGGGCTTGGAAGGGAACGGATTATGGTAGTGCCGTTAACGATACGACTCCCACCAGCAACCACATGAAGATCCACAAGGATTTCCTGAAGGGAGCAAAGATGGAATACTCCCTGACTCCTTCCGCAAGTTATGAAGGTCAGTATGTGAGTTTCATGGGGGAGATTACCCTCTTTAATGATCGCAAGGTTTATCTTCGTGCTGGCTTCAAGTTCTAGCCCTAAAGGATTTCAATATGTTTAAGCCTGAATTGCTCGCTCCCGCAGGGGACTTGACCCGAATGAAATATGCTTTCGCATACGGCGCCGATGCCGTATACGCAGGCCAGCCCACTTTCTCCCTTCGTTCTCGTGAGAACGGCTTCAAGAATCTGGATGACCTGGCGGAAGGTATTGCCTACGCCCATGCCCGCGGGAAGAAGTTCTATCTCACTAGCAACATCATTCCCCGTAACGTGAAGGTGGAGTCTTTCCAGAAGGCTTTGCTTGCTGCCATTGACTTGGGCCCGGACGCTCTGATTGTGGCTGACCCTGGCTTTGTGGGCTGGATCCGCGAAGTCCGTCCTAATGCGGAAGTACACTTGTCTGTACAGGCGAATTGCACCAATTACTTGACTGCAAAGTTCTGGCAGGGTCTTGGTGTGAAACGCGTCATCTTGAGCCGCGAACTGCGCCTGGCGGAAATCCTTGAAATGAAGGAACGACTTCCGGATTTGGAACTGGAAGTGTTCGTCCACGGCGCCGTCTGTATGTCTATGTCTGGACGTTGTATGCTGTCCAACTGGGTGGTTCATCGTGATGCTAACCTGGGGGCCTGCGATAACTCCTGCCGTATGCCTTACCGCCTCTATGCCAATGAAGGTCCGCAGGTGGAAGACTATCGCGAACATGAGGGTAATTTCACTCTCCAGCGTACGGACCGTCCGGAACTGGATCCCATCGCTCTGGATGAAGATACCTGGGGTACTTACTTCATGAGTAGTCGCGATCTGTGCGCCATCGAAGTCGTTCCCGAACTGATCAAGGGCGGTCTGGAATCCTTCAAGATCGAAGGTCGTACCAAGTCTGTTTACTACTTGAGTCAGGTGGTTCGTGCTTACCGTATGGCTATTGATTCCTGCTTCGAGCAGATTAATGCCGGTAAGGAACCTGCAATTTCTGATGAAAGCCGTCGTGCAGTGACTTATCTGGATGGTCGCGGTTTCATGCAGGGCTTCCTGAAGGGCCCGCTGCCTCAGAATTACGAATCTACCCATATGCCTGCTGATGCGGGATGTGTGGCGGCTCAGATCCTGGATTACGATGAAGCCTCCCATTCTGTCCGTGTAAATGTGAAGAATCCCTTCACCATGGACGATAAGCTGGAGCTGATGACTCCCGCAGGAATGGCTACTTGCCCGGTGGAATCCATGAACGATTTTCGTGGTGGTGCTGCTGACCGCTTGAATCCCGGCACGGAAGGTCGCGTATTTTTGCCCAAAAACGTAAAATTTGACAATAATAACGCAGAATTTTCCTTTTTTGTGAAGGATTTTCCCCAAAAATCTCTGTAAATACATAAATTTTCGTTATGGCTGTAGACGAAGCTACAAAGAAACAAGATCAACTTGAGCTCTACCAGATCGACGAGTCTGCGATCATGCCTTTCTTCGAAAGTCATGTGGAAGAGTTGCGCAAGTTCATCGCAGAAAGGGAAGCTGCTAGGCTTTCCCTTCTGGAGCTTCTGAAACAGTACATTCGTTCCCTGAAGCAGCCCTTCAATATGCGCCGCTACATGGACGTTCAGTCTACCTACATCCGCCAGACTCTTCAGCAACAGAACGAAGATC
This window contains:
- a CDS encoding succinate dehydrogenase/fumarate reductase iron-sulfur subunit — its product is MSNGNMNITLKIWRQKDAKTKGQFETVKVNDISPDMSFLEMLDIVNEEQMKQGKEGFAFDHDCREGICGMCSLVINGMPHGPDHGITTCQLHMRKFKDGDTIVVEPWRAAAFPVIRDCAVDRSAFDRIIAAGGYVSVNTGAAPEASVIPVPKADADRAFDAAACVGCGACVAACKNASAMLFVSAKVSHLSFLPQGKVEAKKRVLAMVAQMDKEGFGNCTNLYECQAACPKGITVDYIAKMNREYLMATATYAEKVYGKD
- a CDS encoding outer membrane beta-barrel protein, with translation MKKSLISAIALACTMVVAANAQDDYEDYAYEEGVAESAPESDSDYSTAKSSYSSEVTKSEEVPVAMELPGQNASEKPKNRLGFHLGMGFSGTYGNEKAAGYYYNPTTDKFYVGEEDPFAGYLGLNFDLGLMYVFFVNSKIAIAPEFNFRVIDYFKESDIYYAKVYDDYWHRTTYEPVDENMMLFDIAIPVMGRFYAAKNFYAEAGVQFNLNLAGSFTLDNAEYDYSEDVGDWAGESFGVSLNFGGGASFNAKDGGLIELGVRFMLDLTRLEADEKVNNEANGSYRDAVATKGWHIQFVCNYLL
- a CDS encoding U32 family peptidase C-terminal domain-containing protein, with product MFKPELLAPAGDLTRMKYAFAYGADAVYAGQPTFSLRSRENGFKNLDDLAEGIAYAHARGKKFYLTSNIIPRNVKVESFQKALLAAIDLGPDALIVADPGFVGWIREVRPNAEVHLSVQANCTNYLTAKFWQGLGVKRVILSRELRLAEILEMKERLPDLELEVFVHGAVCMSMSGRCMLSNWVVHRDANLGACDNSCRMPYRLYANEGPQVEDYREHEGNFTLQRTDRPELDPIALDEDTWGTYFMSSRDLCAIEVVPELIKGGLESFKIEGRTKSVYYLSQVVRAYRMAIDSCFEQINAGKEPAISDESRRAVTYLDGRGFMQGFLKGPLPQNYESTHMPADAGCVAAQILDYDEASHSVRVNVKNPFTMDDKLELMTPAGMATCPVESMNDFRGGAADRLNPGTEGRVFLPKNVKFDNNNAEFSFFVKDFPQKSL
- a CDS encoding fumarate reductase/succinate dehydrogenase flavoprotein subunit, with translation MILDSKIPGGSISEKWTKHKFELKLVNPANKRKFTVLVVGTGLAGASAAASLAELGYNVKSFCIQDSPRRAHSIAAQGGINAAKSYKNDGDSVYRLFYDTVKGGDFRAREANVHRLAENSNLIIDQCVAQGVPFGREYGGLLDNRSFGGTQVSRTFYARGQTGQQLLLGAYQALMRQVAAGKVELLPRREMMDLVVVDGKARGIIVRNLVTGELESHVGDAVCLCTGGYGNVYYLSTNAQGSNVTAAYRAYKKGAAFANPCYTQIHPTCLPRHGDLQSKLTLMSESLRNDGRIWVPRKAGDTRSPDQIPEEDRYYYLEEKYPSFGNLVPRDVASRNAKQVCDAGLGVGNTKLAVYLDFADAIKRMGVAGVSAKYGNLFQMYEKIVDEDPYKVPMRIFPAIHYTMGGLWVDYDLMSTIPGCFVLGEANFSDHGANRLGASALMQGLSDGYFVIPFTIGGYFAGTKLEKVSASDPAFEDCKKQTAEKIQKLLSIKGHRTVNDIHRQLGNIMWEYVGMARNKAGLEKALQEIPALREEFYQNVNVVGSEGSFNQNLERAGRLADFLEFAEVLTLDALHREESCGGHFREESQTEEGEAKRDDENFCYVGAWEYKGDNVKPELHKEPLTFDNVHLVTRSYK
- a CDS encoding carbohydrate-binding domain-containing protein, with translation MNKKLFSRKHAAVAAFASLSFGLMAGCSDDAANTVQPVVDPIGTANPCMYDGYTAVAGTNGETICMDAEGNIGFWINTDGSYGFPEAAVDPCNGLTSMVGDDGTTYCFDETGAVVTPSETNSSETKDPSATEVASSSSVADTPVVTSSSSTEVAVVTTCAEADGSIVNQNTVIKGADGSTYMYNSNCVKITLSEPASSSSVVIPIPVSSSSAVIPAVKSSSSTAIPAGNSSASEVTPPASSASVVTPVASSSSANQTQSSSSAYISESNGNSPAIAYAASGATVTNNNGCVTVSGGEVVISCAGEYDFSGSYKAADAQIRVNSPKADSGVYLNLKGLTLENTVDAPIYVQQASKAFVVAKKETVNTLSDASTRTKSFTYQNSNGETKVDTTGAAIYAKDDLTIKGAGTLTINGNYNNGIQCSNDLRFRGETVVNVTAKNNGVKGKGMVDIEKGTFTIAATSGDGIKSDEYTVNGTDTTITEGKGIVNIKGGTINITKAGDDGIQAFNAIMISDSISEPAINVTSTGKGVSSDNHIYINGGKVTVTSGDDGVHSNMNIYFNGGYTTITAKGNDGVHADSTLYVNDGTIYVKESYEGLEAWYIRVSGGATEVHATDDAWNAAGGKDGSGNTTPGGGNNWGWMGAPGGMGGWGGMSSGSGTLIVTGGHHYLNVGSGDTDGMDSNGELTVSGGVVIVECQLSGGMGGSFDSDGTATLSSKTVLGFSPSTSEAGTNYNVSFSSSGFYGNSSIAFKPAISGSKMVSTNGTPSAVSNTSSYSKNFTFPGGRIVYYNN
- the ndk gene encoding nucleoside-diphosphate kinase, whose product is MEMTFAMIKPNAVKSGLIGQIIARYEAAGLSVCAIKMHQMTSADARGFYAEHVEKPFFPELEAYMTKGPSVMLALGGENAILKVRAINGATNPAKAEPGTLRYDFAPSMTENVVHSSDSPESAARELDFWFKKEDRYAYETPSKKACCVL
- a CDS encoding succinate dehydrogenase cytochrome b subunit produces the protein MQWIIKYLTSSIGKKQIMGCTGAFLVLFVTGHMCGNFQLLNFDQASAQASYNAYTEFLTGFNPLHFPVKMIYLVELVLIAAFAIHIGLAIKLKLENKAARGNVGYEVNARKGTKSFATFSMIWTGLIIVGFLIQHLTTLKFGEHYLYVNEAGEVVRDMWLTTIDMFANPVWTVFYLVALFSVGTHLFHAIASAFQTLGVAHQKWTPVIDKFGIVYSAIVALCFAAQAAFSCYIANQPETQALRAKSHEIQQQLEQKKAAVEAKTSFVVGDVVISTNV